The sequence below is a genomic window from Lolium perenne isolate Kyuss_39 chromosome 7, Kyuss_2.0, whole genome shotgun sequence.
AAATACAGAAGTGAATCAGTGGAGTGATTAAAGGAAAATATATCAATTTCATTGCAACGTGACATATACTTATAAATGTCCTCCTTTAATCACTCCACTGacaacgaggacgacgaggcatcAGACATCAGACATATACTTACGAGTACTAAATAAATGTCCTCCTCGTCACCAGAGCAGATGTCGCTGATGTCAACGCAATTGTCGGTGTCTGATGCCTCGTCGACAGTTGTACCCTCTCTGGAACCTGATGCGTCCACATCGTCGGCCAATCAGCCGCTAGAGCCAGATGCCTCTGCTTCTTAGTCATCCATGCGCCTTGCGAGCGCATTCATCAAGACCTTTGAAATCTTGTTGGTGGAAACTATGGAACACCCACTACTTGGTCGGCCTTCTTATGTTTGTTCTTGCCATGTAGTCGTTCCGCGCGGAGAGTCTCGAAAGCAATCTCTACCATGCGATGCTCAGCCACCCTCCCTTGCTAATAGCCTAAACTCCACACTTACCCACGCTCTCGATTTCTCAGCCAACATCCTCAATCAGTAGGTTTCTACTTCCTCCTTTCTACAAGTCTTGTTTCATCTTGATTTTCGAGATCTGCAGATTTTTCTTCTTTGTAGTTACTCACTTGTTTCTTCTTTTTTCAGATCCGTAGATTTCATCTTCTTTATATTTACTCACTATTTTCGCCTTGATTTTTCTAATGCGTGGCGAGTTCGTCAGTCTATGGCGCGTGAACAATGGCGCTCGGATCTACATTGATGTCGTCAGCGTACGGTGATAGAGGATGGTCTCCAATATCGTCCACCCTTGTCGCAATTGACAAGTTAATAAAGAACAAATAGGATCTCTCAATTTGTATAGGCTCATAAGGAGACTACTCGTACATAGGAGTTCATTTAAAAAAATGTTAATTAGCTGTTTAGATCTAGCTAGGGGCGCTAAAAAGAGAGGGGATCAACATGTTTCATGTCTTAGAATTAAAATCAGCACCTAGTATAGATGACGAGggggctcctcggcaatgcccactatGATGGGATTAGGGTTGAAGGAACTACAGgttagcacgagacatcggataccaggcAAGCAAAGAGCgagatttacctaggttcgggaCCCTGGACGAGGTAATACCCTTACGCATGcacgtctgatcttgattatgggtGAAATCGATACAATGGGACAGCCGATAGACTGTGTTCTGGTGATCTCGCCGAGAGGCAAGGTTTCTAGGGTTTTGGTGCGTACATGGTTGTATACGGTTATGAGCTTGGATCTGGCAGGTCATCTTCagacctttatataggaggtcagGTCCCAAGAGTCCTGCACGGATTCGACTATGATACAATAAGATATGATCTATCATTTCCTTATTCGGCGTCTCCTTGCTTGATCTACAATAATTCGTATAGACTTAATGAGATCAAAATGGATTGCAATGTAATTTAATGTATTTTATACTTTTATATGGTAGTTAAATGTATCATATTTTTGTTAGCCTTGGTTACAGTCTCAATTGAATGGAGAAACTATTTTGTTACTATTGATTGTGATTAACTTTTTCTACCTTCGAAAGGTGCATAACATAGGGCGAAAACAATGTGTCACACCTTACCACACATGGCACTAAATTTTGTGTCGTCTAATAATGTACGTACTGAGTCGTATTGGCATGGTGCCACGATAGGAGCACGCGGGGCGGATCCGAAGTGCGACAGAAAAAAAAACACCGCATTTGCATTGTTCCGGACGCAGCTGACGGTTTCTGTTTGCCGCCTCAACGCGAGCGTGACGATTACCCATGTGCATTGACGTTTAAAATCGCCAGAACCCATCTGCGTTGTTGTAGTGGCCTGCCATATGATCCAAGTGGGAGGATTGTTTGCAAAGCTGGCCCGAACCGTTTTTCCTCTTCCGCTCCtgagaggcggcggcggaggcgatcCCCAATCTTCCCAATCTCCGGCCAGGGCGTTGGGCCTGGTTTCCTCTCCCTCCGCTTGCCGCTCTGGCGGCGGCATGAGGGAGGGGGAACCTCGTTCCTCCGTTCTGGCCTAGTAGTTAGGGTTAGTTTTTGTCTCCTATGGTGCGTcgttggggtggtgggagcggCGCTCGGGGAAATAAATCTGCCACAACTCCACTCCCACACCGGCGGCAACCTTCacggcggcgtctcggagttgTTGGCAACGTGTGCTTGTCAATCTTTCAGGTCGGCGGCTTGGTCTTCTCACCGTTCTTCAGATCTGGCGAGATCTGTTTCTCAACGTGTCATTGGCGTTTGTCGTTGTCCACGACGGCGTTGGGGGCCGGGGCGGGGTGGTTCTTCTGGAGCGAAGATGTTGGTCCGGAGGTGGTGGTTATGTCGTTCTTCTCCGACTTCGTCGATGGGAGGCGGCGTATCTTGGTCCAAGACAGCACGGGGACGTCCCCCGGTCGACGTGCCACAGCGACATGTGCCTCGTTGCTTGCAGCAGGCCTGTACATCGACTCACAAAGCCTCGATGGCGACGATGCTTTTTTGGATCTTGCAAATGTGGAGGCTCGGTGTCTCTTCTTGCGTTCGTCTTGGCGGCGTTGGAATTGGACGGCGGCCGCTGGCTACGGTGGTTGCAGCAAACCCTAGAGATCGTTTTGTATTTCTCGATCTTTTAGGTTTTTATCTGCAAATTCAGGATAATCATTTTATCCCGGTTTGTCTTTTAGTTTCCACATGTGTTGCTTCATGTAACTTGGTGTTCAattaatgaaatatgtggttgctctcaaaaaaaaaagtgagAGGATTGTTTTCCTGCAAAGAATTCTCCTAGCTATAACAATAATTAGCTGTCGAGTCTACAATGGCCCCATTTGAAAAGGAAACGTCCAATCCCGCTCGATTGGTCGGGAGCcgaagagagtcaagttttctgtCTGACACACTCTGTGAGGCAGAAGAGCAAGTTCGAAATAATGTCCAATCCCGCTCGATTGGTCGGGAGCCGAAGAGAGTCAAATTTTCGTAGTGACATACTCTGTGAGGCAGAAGAGCAAGTTCGGTCATCCGAGACCAATTAAAGGGCGCCCAATCACAGCAAGAGAGCTATGTTAACCCTCCACGATCTAACCTTTGAAGCTCGAGAATTCATCTATTTGTGTGTCACGCCATTTGAAGGAACGCACTGTTTACATGTCAAAGGAAAACATGTATCAAGGTGCATTTTCCCCTTCAAGCTCCCCTCCCTCAAGCCTGTTTACTTCTCTTGTATTTCACTCTCAAGAAATTTAGGAACTGCCATCTCATTAAATATTTTTAAAAAGTACTAGTATGAGATAGTTTTTAATCTATGCAAAATAATGGGATTTGTGGAGATATTTTGGGATTATCCCATACAAACACAGAAAAGTAAACAGGCTACTCGAAATTTTTGGGAATCAGGATAATTCCCTCTAATCTCCTAAAATACACTAAAAAAAATGAAACCTgtgtctaggaggaactagacactttttgatatagtagaagtGGGACTTGGCGTGACAATTCCGAAATTCATCTCTGACAGGAATCGAACTCCGGTCGTtagggtgcgccactgcgaccccaaccactcGGCTAAGGTCTGAAAGGTTCGGAGAATTTGTCAACTAAGTGGAAATTTTGCCAAACTTGTCCAAAGTACACGATGTTTTCCACGTGTCCCATCTCAGCCAAAACTCTTCCATGACATTGATCACCATTCACGGAGTTAACACGCTAAGTAGAATATATGAGTTAGAGCATGGCCTAAACACAAGCTAGAGCGTGATTTACTTTGAGTTCCGAAAGAAATCTTCATCTTTTTTTTACTTTGATCTTCTTTCAACTTGCATTCAACAAATGACTTTCAGACATTGCCTGTACGAAAACCTTCCAAATATAACTCACTAAAAACAGTAGTTTATAGAGATTATCATTAATTACAAAAGACACGCTTAGGACAAAATACACTTTCAGTAGTCTGGATGTTGACAATGGTATTGCAAGTCAATAGGCGCCGCGGCATGGAttttttttcttattcttgttttATTCTTTTCTAGTTATGTTTATTTTTAGACCTTTTGTTGCTACAGAGGTCAggtgtagttttttttttttttttgagaataagCTGCGACTTTATTCAAATACCTCCATAGTCATAAGCCAACAAGTTCATACAGTACATGGGTGGTACTCCAACCCAGGTGTTACAAATATTATTCTCGCAGCCAAATTTAGCTAGACAATGAGCTACTCCATTCGCTGATCGTCGCACATGTTGAACTTCAGTGTCACTGAACGAACTCAGCAGCACCTTGATTTCCTGAACCAACGGTCCATGTAGTGATCTATCCAACTCCTTACCCCGCAGCTTGGACACCGCACTTAGACAATCCGTCTCCAGCACCAGCTTATTGATCCCTTGATCCAATGCTAACTGGGTGGCTTCCTTACAGGCCAGGAGCTCCGCCCCTTCAGGATCCAGCACGCGGGGGAAAAAATGGCAAGAGCCTGCCACGAACTCGCCATGGTGGTCGCGCAGAACCGCTCCACCGCCACTCCGCCCGGACACCTGTAGAAAAGCTCCGTCTGCATTTACTTTGTGCCACCCATCAGGAGGCGCGAGCCAGTGCTCGGCCTCCTGGTTACTCCTGCTCGCCGGAGGAGAAGTGTTCGCGATCTGCCACTCGTCAACTAGAAAGACAGTCTTCCGagcagtaatcataggatcttcaATCAGCTCCGCATCTCTAGCATCATTTCTTGCAAGCCACATCTGGTATAGAGTCATTAGCCCCAAAGCTAATTCCCTGTCATTTGTCTTTCCCATCCATTCCAACATCCAGCTTGCTAAATCTTTTTGCTCATAGACACGATCAGGTGGTGCATCAAGAGGCAATGATGTCAGCTCCCGCATGCATTCCCATGTTCTGGCTGCATACGGACACCTCCAAAAGCGATGAATCATTGTCTCGTCCCTAAAACAGACCACACATCTGACACCCA
It includes:
- the LOC139833605 gene encoding uncharacterized protein, encoding MRELTSLPLDAPPDRVYEQKDLASWMLEWMGKTNDRELALGLMTLYQMWLARNDARDAELIEDPMITARKTVFLVDEWQIANTSPPASRSNQEAEHWLAPPDGWHKVNADGAFLQVSGRSGGGAVLRDHHGEFVAGSCHFFPRVLDPEGAELLACKEATQLALDQGINKLVLETDCLSAVSKLRGKELDRSLHGPLVQEIKVLLSSFSDTEVQHVRRSANGVAHCLAKFGCENNICNTWVGVPPMYCMNLLAYDYGGI